The Methanobacteriaceae archaeon genome has a window encoding:
- a CDS encoding 50S ribosomal protein L5 has product MNPMNEVRIEKATVSIGVGEAGEKLSRAINLLESMFEQTPVKTFSKVTNPEWGIRKKQPIACKLTLRGEKADKAIDMVLEGISRNIKPTQFDAQGNLSFGIKEHIDIPGMRYNPDIGIFGMNVSVTFEKPGYRISKRKIQQKKVPQKHRISKEETMKFMEENFKVNYVTE; this is encoded by the coding sequence ATGAACCCAATGAATGAAGTACGTATAGAAAAAGCTACTGTAAGTATTGGTGTTGGTGAAGCAGGTGAAAAATTATCTCGTGCTATTAATCTCTTAGAAAGTATGTTCGAACAAACTCCTGTTAAAACTTTTTCCAAAGTTACTAACCCAGAATGGGGAATTAGGAAAAAACAACCAATCGCATGTAAATTAACTTTACGTGGAGAAAAAGCAGACAAAGCTATTGATATGGTATTAGAAGGTATTAGTAGAAATATTAAACCTACTCAATTTGATGCACAAGGAAACCTTTCTTTTGGTATTAAAGAACATATTGATATTCCAGGTATGAGATATAATCCAGATATCGGTATTTTTGGTATGAATGTTTCTGTTACTTTTGAAAAACCAGGTTACAGAATATCTAAAAGAAAAATCCAACAAAAGAAAGTTCCTCAAAAACATAGAATTTCTAAAGAAGAAACTATGAAATTTATGGAAGAAAACTTTAAAGTTAACTACGTAACTGAATAA
- a CDS encoding 50S ribosomal protein L22, which translates to MANKYAYNKEVDEAKTARAMAKSLKISPKHSVEICSAIRGMEVGKAKAYLADVIEMKKAVPFKRHNKKVGHRKGLEGWASGRYPVKAAEQILKVLENAEANAEYKGMDTEKLVIEHISSHKGVVIPGYIPRAFGRMTPFNTPTTHIQIVLQEAN; encoded by the coding sequence ATGGCTAACAAATATGCTTATAATAAAGAAGTTGATGAAGCAAAAACTGCACGTGCTATGGCAAAATCTCTTAAGATTTCTCCAAAACACAGTGTTGAGATTTGCAGTGCAATCAGAGGAATGGAAGTAGGTAAAGCAAAAGCTTACTTAGCAGACGTTATTGAAATGAAAAAAGCAGTTCCTTTCAAAAGACACAACAAAAAAGTTGGTCACAGAAAAGGACTCGAAGGATGGGCTTCTGGTAGATACCCTGTAAAAGCTGCTGAGCAAATTTTAAAAGTTTTAGAAAATGCTGAAGCAAACGCTGAATACAAAGGTATGGATACTGAAAAATTAGTCATCGAACACATTTCTAGTCACAAAGGTGTTGTAATTCCTGGATACATACCAAGAGCATTTGGTAGAATGACTCCTTTCAACACTCCAACTACCCACATTCAAATAGTCTTACAGGAGGCTAACTAA
- a CDS encoding 30S ribosomal protein S4e, with product MAKMGSRKHLKRYKAPKSWPIHPKEDTWTVKPSAGSHSINDSIPLTLVIRDVLKLADNAREAKRIINSGNILVNGIVVKDYKFPVGFMDVLNIPKTGESYRVLLDRKARLQLKLIEDSSAKLSKIVNKTTIKGGKTQLNLHDGKNVIIEEDAYSVGDVICLKVPEQEIVEVYPLEVGATVLVTGGKHTGELGTVSEIIENKSTNPNTIIIENSSKDEFLTLKDYAFVVGTDAPVIDLLEVNK from the coding sequence ATGGCTAAAATGGGATCTAGAAAACATCTTAAAAGATACAAAGCACCAAAATCTTGGCCTATTCATCCTAAAGAAGATACTTGGACTGTAAAACCTTCCGCAGGTTCTCACTCCATTAATGATTCTATTCCATTAACTTTAGTTATTAGAGATGTTTTAAAATTAGCTGATAATGCTAGAGAAGCAAAAAGAATTATCAACTCTGGTAACATTTTAGTAAACGGAATTGTCGTTAAAGATTATAAATTCCCAGTAGGATTCATGGATGTTTTAAACATTCCTAAAACTGGAGAATCTTATAGAGTTCTTTTAGATAGGAAAGCAAGATTACAATTAAAATTAATCGAAGATAGTAGTGCTAAATTATCTAAAATTGTTAACAAAACCACTATTAAAGGTGGAAAAACTCAATTAAACCTTCACGATGGTAAAAACGTTATCATTGAAGAAGATGCTTACTCTGTTGGAGATGTAATTTGTTTAAAAGTACCTGAACAAGAAATTGTTGAAGTATATCCTTTAGAAGTAGGAGCTACCGTTCTTGTTACTGGTGGTAAACACACCGGTGAATTAGGTACCGTTTCTGAAATCATTGAAAACAAATCAACTAATCCAAACACTATTATTATTGAAAATAGTTCCAAAGATGAATTCTTAACTTTAAAAGACTATGCATTTGTAGTTGGTACTGATGCACCAGTAATCGATTTATTGGAGGTTAATAAATGA
- the rpmC gene encoding 50S ribosomal protein L29 yields the protein MAILRSKEIWDMEVDEIQDKLVELRAELSKNISKSAAAGVNENPGKIRELKRTIARVLTIMNEKQKEN from the coding sequence ATGGCGATTTTAAGAAGTAAAGAAATTTGGGACATGGAAGTCGATGAGATTCAAGACAAATTAGTTGAACTCAGAGCTGAATTATCCAAAAACATTTCTAAAAGTGCAGCTGCTGGGGTAAATGAAAACCCTGGAAAAATCAGAGAATTAAAAAGAACTATTGCTCGTGTTCTTACAATAATGAATGAAAAACAAAAGGAGAATTAA
- the yciH gene encoding stress response translation initiation inhibitor YciH, translating into MSKICDVCGLPEELCVCEEIAREVQSLKVFTVRRRFGKLMTIIEGIDEHDIDIRELTKTLKAKCACGGTAKNGQIELQGDHKVKVKKVLSDLGFSSDTIEIRESKKNNKKRR; encoded by the coding sequence ATGTCAAAAATTTGTGATGTATGTGGGCTTCCTGAGGAACTTTGTGTTTGTGAAGAAATTGCACGTGAAGTTCAATCTTTAAAAGTGTTTACTGTCAGAAGAAGATTTGGGAAACTCATGACTATTATCGAAGGTATAGATGAACATGATATCGATATAAGAGAACTCACAAAAACTCTCAAAGCAAAATGTGCTTGCGGAGGTACTGCTAAAAATGGTCAAATAGAACTTCAAGGTGACCACAAAGTTAAGGTTAAAAAAGTTTTATCTGACTTAGGTTTCTCATCAGATACTATCGAAATTCGTGAATCTAAGAAAAATAATAAGAAAAGGAGATAA
- a CDS encoding 50S ribosomal protein L14 gives MKPLTSSVTKALPIGATLQCVDNTGAREIEIISVKGFKGVRRRLDVAGVGDLVVASVKKGTADMRREVVNAVVVRQKKEYRRADGLRVKFEDNAAVIITPEGVLKGSEIRGPVAKEAADRWPSVGSAANILV, from the coding sequence ATGAAACCATTAACCTCAAGTGTAACTAAAGCATTACCAATTGGAGCAACTCTCCAATGTGTTGATAATACTGGTGCTCGTGAAATCGAAATCATTTCCGTAAAAGGATTCAAAGGTGTAAGAAGAAGACTCGACGTTGCTGGTGTTGGAGATTTAGTTGTTGCTTCTGTTAAAAAAGGAACTGCTGACATGAGAAGAGAAGTTGTCAACGCAGTTGTAGTTAGACAAAAAAAGGAATATAGACGTGCTGATGGTCTTCGTGTTAAATTTGAAGATAACGCTGCTGTTATTATTACTCCAGAAGGAGTTTTAAAAGGATCCGAAATCAGAGGACCTGTTGCTAAAGAAGCAGCTGACAGATGGCCTAGTGTTGGTAGTGCGGCTAATATTTTAGTATAG
- a CDS encoding 50S ribosomal protein L2 yields MGKRLIHQRRGRGTPAHRVASHRFKDKIRYRSYDALEKEGSIKGKVVDILHDPARTAPIAEVKFENGEKKYILAPESIQIDDEIECGISAPIKFGNTLPLAEIPEGTPIYDIENTPGDGGRFVRSSGTYASVVTHDANQAVVELPSGELKYLNPNCRASIGVVAGGGRKDKPFLKAGKRWHAYKAKGKKFMTVRGVAMNAVDHPHGGGNRQHPGRPTTVSRHAPPGRKVGSIAAKRTGLKR; encoded by the coding sequence ATGGGAAAACGATTAATACATCAAAGAAGAGGAAGAGGAACTCCTGCTCACCGTGTTGCTTCTCATCGTTTCAAAGATAAAATCAGATACAGATCTTACGATGCATTAGAAAAAGAAGGTAGTATCAAAGGTAAAGTTGTTGATATTTTACACGACCCAGCAAGAACCGCTCCTATCGCAGAAGTAAAATTCGAAAATGGTGAAAAGAAATACATCTTAGCACCTGAAAGCATTCAAATTGACGATGAAATTGAATGTGGTATTTCTGCTCCTATTAAATTTGGTAACACATTACCTCTCGCAGAAATCCCTGAAGGTACCCCAATTTACGATATTGAAAACACCCCAGGAGACGGTGGACGTTTCGTAAGATCTTCTGGTACTTACGCTTCTGTAGTTACTCATGACGCAAATCAAGCTGTTGTTGAATTACCATCTGGTGAATTAAAATACTTAAACCCTAACTGCCGTGCAAGTATCGGTGTAGTTGCTGGTGGAGGTAGAAAAGATAAACCATTCCTTAAAGCTGGTAAAAGATGGCATGCTTATAAAGCTAAAGGTAAGAAGTTCATGACTGTTAGAGGTGTAGCAATGAACGCTGTAGATCACCCTCACGGGGGAGGTAACAGACAACATCCTGGTCGTCCAACTACTGTTTCAAGACATGCACCACCAGGAAGAAAAGTTGGTTCAATTGCAGCTAAGAGAACAGGTTTAAAAAGATAG
- the rplX gene encoding 50S ribosomal protein L24 — protein sequence MSIQPRKQRKARYTAPAHARGKYLSASVSKDLREKVGKKSLPLKTGDKVRVVRGDFKGHEGEVLTVDYTSYKVTIEEVTLSKPDGTATFLPVDPSNLVIIDADLKDDRRIKNKGDN from the coding sequence ATGTCAATTCAACCAAGAAAACAAAGAAAAGCTCGTTATACTGCTCCTGCTCACGCACGTGGTAAATACTTAAGCGCATCCGTAAGTAAAGATTTAAGGGAAAAAGTTGGTAAAAAATCTTTACCTCTCAAAACCGGAGACAAAGTTAGAGTTGTACGTGGTGACTTTAAAGGACATGAAGGCGAAGTTCTTACTGTAGATTACACTTCTTACAAAGTTACTATTGAAGAAGTTACTTTATCTAAACCTGATGGAACTGCTACTTTCCTTCCAGTTGATCCATCTAACTTAGTAATTATTGATGCAGATTTAAAAGACGATAGAAGAATTAAAAATAAAGGAGATAATTAA
- a CDS encoding 30S ribosomal protein S17 — translation MVGLNVQEPETTCNDPNCPFHGTLSVRGQVLEGVVVSNKAERTISVERSYYKFIKKYERYEKRKSKINVHKPDCLNVNVGDSVKVAECRPLSKTKHFVLVEVKGE, via the coding sequence ATGGTTGGGCTTAACGTTCAAGAACCAGAAACTACATGTAATGATCCTAATTGCCCTTTCCACGGAACTTTATCTGTAAGAGGACAAGTTCTCGAAGGTGTTGTTGTCAGTAACAAAGCAGAAAGGACTATTAGTGTTGAACGTAGTTACTATAAATTCATTAAAAAATATGAAAGATATGAAAAAAGGAAATCTAAAATCAATGTTCACAAACCAGATTGCTTAAATGTGAACGTTGGTGATTCTGTAAAAGTTGCAGAATGTAGACCATTAAGTAAAACTAAACATTTTGTTTTAGTTGAAGTTAAAGGAGAGTAA
- the rpsS gene encoding 30S ribosomal protein S19: MARKIFKYKGYTLEELQQMSLEEVMELFPARQRRSLKRGFLPRQQIVLDKMRKLNKEGTKDGRPVVIRTHCRDMIVIPEMVGTTFGIYDGQNFVEVTIAPEMIGHYFGEYAPTRKRVQHGDPGMGATRSSMFVPLK; this comes from the coding sequence TTGGCAAGAAAAATATTCAAATACAAAGGTTATACTCTTGAAGAGCTTCAACAAATGTCTTTAGAAGAAGTAATGGAATTATTCCCTGCAAGACAAAGAAGATCTTTAAAAAGAGGATTCTTACCAAGACAACAAATTGTTTTGGACAAAATGAGAAAGTTAAATAAAGAAGGAACTAAAGATGGTCGTCCTGTTGTAATTAGGACCCATTGTAGAGACATGATTGTAATACCTGAAATGGTTGGAACCACTTTCGGTATTTATGATGGTCAAAATTTTGTTGAAGTCACTATTGCACCAGAAATGATTGGTCATTACTTTGGTGAATACGCACCAACAAGAAAAAGAGTTCAACACGGAGACCCTGGTATGGGTGCTACAAGATCATCCATGTTTGTACCACTTAAATAA
- a CDS encoding ribonuclease P protein subunit: MITSNNLVHHEFIGLKVHAVNEKNPSLNLKGTVVDETKNTINIEKEDNNEKVIPKKGTFFVFELPNGEKVEINGNILSIRPEDRIKKRFKKI, from the coding sequence ATGATTACTTCAAATAACTTGGTACATCATGAATTCATCGGATTAAAGGTTCATGCTGTAAACGAGAAGAATCCCTCTCTTAATTTAAAAGGAACAGTTGTTGATGAGACAAAAAATACCATTAATATTGAAAAAGAAGACAATAACGAAAAAGTGATTCCTAAGAAAGGAACATTTTTCGTATTTGAACTTCCTAACGGGGAAAAAGTTGAAATTAATGGTAACATTTTGTCTATTCGTCCTGAAGATAGAATAAAAAAAAGATTTAAAAAAATATAA
- a CDS encoding 30S ribosomal protein S3 translates to MIEKDFVTEGLRRTRIDEYLEKELERAGYGGMDVQITPLGTMVVVYAERPGMVIGRGGKNVRAITNTLKNEFGLDNPQIEVKEVEVPELNPKIMAYKISNMLQRGMHFRRVAYSTIRRIMGAGAQGVEVTISGKIRGSRSAVAKFVEGYIKKCGEPSIRLVEEGFATAQLKPGVLGIYVRIMPPETVLPDSVEILPPKMIIEEDGDVIEEEIDVETEEIIEEEIIEEVEDLDELEEVVEEESTEDVEEDDS, encoded by the coding sequence ATGATAGAAAAAGATTTTGTCACAGAAGGTCTTAGAAGAACCAGAATTGACGAATACTTAGAAAAAGAACTTGAAAGAGCTGGATACGGTGGTATGGACGTTCAAATTACTCCTTTAGGTACCATGGTTGTTGTCTACGCAGAAAGACCTGGTATGGTTATCGGTAGAGGTGGAAAAAACGTAAGAGCTATTACCAACACTCTTAAAAACGAGTTTGGTTTAGACAACCCTCAAATCGAAGTTAAAGAAGTAGAAGTTCCAGAACTTAACCCTAAAATCATGGCTTACAAAATATCCAACATGTTACAAAGAGGAATGCACTTCAGAAGAGTTGCTTACTCAACCATTCGTAGAATTATGGGTGCAGGAGCTCAAGGTGTAGAAGTAACTATTTCTGGTAAAATCAGAGGTTCTAGATCTGCTGTAGCTAAATTTGTTGAAGGATACATCAAAAAATGTGGAGAACCTTCCATCAGATTAGTAGAAGAAGGTTTCGCTACTGCTCAATTAAAACCAGGTGTATTAGGTATTTATGTAAGAATCATGCCTCCAGAAACTGTATTACCTGATTCCGTTGAAATTCTTCCTCCTAAAATGATCATCGAAGAAGATGGCGATGTCATTGAAGAAGAAATCGATGTTGAAACCGAAGAAATCATCGAAGAAGAAATCATTGAAGAAGTTGAAGATCTCGACGAATTAGAAGAAGTTGTTGAAGAAGAATCTACTGAAGATGTAGAGGAAGACGATAGTTAA